GCGGACTATGTCGGACAAGACTTCACGGCCTCTGCCACTCTGGCCAATCCTAATATCCTCACTGGCAGTGGAGTGTTAGTGGCCCAGTACCTGCAGTCAGTCACGTCCAGGTGGgcgacagtgtgtgtgtgttactacAGGTACAGGTAGTTCTGAGAAAGAAGTTTATTTCATTTCTTCTTGAAGTGTGCACAAAACAGAAAAGGGATCGTTCTGTGATTGATGATTGAAAAGGCCACTTCAAAAATGCTGGGCACATTACTGACATGCATAGCGTTTCCATCACTCGCGAGTAGTTGTATAAAATTATTCCCTCACTTTCTCCTGCAGGTTAGCGCTGGGAAGTGAGATGCTGTATCAGCGTAGTAGTGACGGTATGCAGAACGCTGTCATCTCATTAGGCGGCTACTATCGAGCACCGGAATGGGAGGCTACAGCAAAGATTGGACTCCATTCCGTTAGCCTCGGATACCATCAGAAGTTTAAGGACTACTTCACTCTAGTGTGTGACTTGGAAGGAAGTTTGATGCAGGTCAGTGATAGAGTCATCAGAGTTCAGAGTTCAGAGTTCAGTATTGGTACAATTCAGTAATGTGCCTAAAATGTTCAAAGTGATGGCTGTTTTTAATCCTCAATCACATaaatttgcctcttttatAGCCTAGTATGTGCATATGGTTAACTAGGCCTAAGAGATCTAGAGATGGTTAGTACCAACTAGTCGGGCaccgccgccctctaccgttgcccggaaggaggtcgggaatcaagcctatccacagttttgttctgttgttggaaatccaacaattccaccagctccaatcagattgcagtatctcaaggggattgatcacacccactcaactgtaccacgtgtgaattttgcacacgttggattgactgagaggcgaggccaacacccactttaataaatgacattcatcgctattggttagcacccacatagaatgaatgatattcatgatactattgcgtaacaggccagaacaggataggcttgattcccgacctccttcaaggagAGCGGCGGCACTCGACtaagtaccaaccaccaccaccgaccagtgtggacacatccctgcatgtatatagccatgcatgcagtcctgattctaccatagattgaaaaggaaggggattagaaacgaaaatgtttgcgtgaaacactccgcgttataggatgtggctaaaactacaaaggattatatttatagtcagcatgctcattacctgtcttgctgccatacaatgtgttgtacatagaaatggtgaaattgatcacttttaatgttgattattctaaaaagtaaagagaatctagctctaaaaggtagactaagcaacgcagccactatcactaaacaaataaatgctatacaagaaggaatagctcTTACTACATGAAGTTgtgggaggtcaaggcccgtggtgtctctaaaagtatactaaagcagtttgaaggactatactgcaaacgtttatgaacagtacaggttatccatagcatgaaaccatcctatatagcacttagatacataataaccaagtcaagcgatgtcctttgctgtttcggcttcacagtagggaaagagaaaagttgaaaTGGAGtatttcaagctaaactcaacaaaaagtaaaaacagagtaaagacaagggacttagagcttgtcagtggtgtaaacttacttctctagagtacctcccagcttcTGAGTGATCgatagtggataggagagctagaaacagttgaaatacaacctgaGTACGATAAAAACAAAAATATTCGCGAGCacgaaatcataacgcggagtgtttcacccgTTGACACAGGgtggcctggtcgtttccaatccttccttttcaatctatgattctACACAATTCCTTGTGTATTAATAGCTCAGCAGCTCTAGAGATGTATAAGCTATGAATCACTTTAACCACTGAAGCCTACTTCTGTGTAcacaatatactgtacattctataaATAGATATAGTTTTGACCTTTTAAGCATTTTTATGACCCCTAATTGACATGGTAAACAATGTGATATTAAtagcaccacccaccactttaatgtgtgataattatactagcacAGCTTCATattgggcacacacacacacacacacacacacacacacacacacacacacacacacacacacacgcccacacaccacacacagggtGAGAGTGTTGCTGGGATTGGCTATCGACTGGAGCTTGGTGGAATGACAATGAAAGGAAAAGTTGATTCCCACGGCGTCGTGAGTGCAGTTCTGGAGAAACGTCTCGATCCCATTCCAGCTACCCTCATGCTTAGCGGACAACTGAACCATTGGACTGACGATAGTAGATTTGGAATTAGCATTATGGTTGGCTAGTAGCTCTAGCACTCGTGTATATAAATTGTGTTGACTCATGTACCTCATGCAGATGTAATATTTTGttacaattatatatagtttacTGATCATGATTGATATTTATTATTTTGAATAATTATTCTCGtgcatacatataattataagcacgtTGCTTGGGctggctatagctatatatacatgcagttacaaTCATGATTAAtttattatcatgcatgtgGGCTGGCTATGTACCTATAGACagtgttgtataattatgatcgcAAGAAGTATACCAGTATATCATACATGTTGTGAATGAAcacaaaaataaaaacaaaaaaacaaaatgggcaattaaaatgtagctagaaTGTCATGAAGTGGATCACATGATGGCACACTTTCGTCTGTGCCTCCGTCTGGTCGGAGAATTCACGTCAACAGCCTCTGATGAAATGTCCCCTCCAGCATTATTTCTCTTGTACGTTGCTTCCGCTTCTCTTTTCTCTTTCTCATATTTCTCATCGATTATTTTCTGAATCGCAATGTTTTTATCACCGTATTTTTCCATAGTTTTATCTCGGCAATCTGTGCTGCAAACATTGAAGAAAAAAGGTACTCCACGCAATTCAACAAACTCCAAAAGCAACACTTGAACTCCGACCCCTCCTCTATTCACGACGCACATCTTGCAACACTCGCACAGAGCAAATTCTCCCGCCATATGATCCAAAGTTTTGCATTGCAGTGGGCCGATCGAGATTTGATTCCAATAGTCGACTTGAGTTGAGAAGATTGTCTGTGTGCACAGTGCTTGTAGACTGCGTGGGTTAAACTTCACTGGCGTGCCTGCCGGTGCCGTATTCACGGTTTTACAGTCATGCCGTTGAGTGTATCTAGGAGGGGACATATTGTATATCGGAGTGAGTGGGTTTCCTAGTCGTGTAAGTTCTTCAAGTTTCTCGAGATGTAAAACGACGGCTGGAATCTGTTTAAATCTATTCCCTTGGAGATTCAAAACGCGAAGACTTTTGCAAAACTGGAGGGTGACTGGCAAGTCAGTTAGCTGATTTTTTGCAAGAGAGAGGA
This is a stretch of genomic DNA from Halichondria panicea chromosome 1, odHalPani1.1, whole genome shotgun sequence. It encodes these proteins:
- the LOC135352382 gene encoding mitochondrial import receptor subunit TOM40 homolog, producing MGNRASCEERGLPPLPPLTAVPPKVPEKITRSEVTETSLPNPGDFEEIGKKAKEQLSPQAFDGAKIVIQKGLSRHFQTMHTLTLASSTQPSQWQFGATFVGSKKLGDNDFRPVLIGDMSNSGSFTALCLHQFGNLKVKVNLQTQQSRWVGYQGTADYVGQDFTASATLANPNILTGSGVLVAQYLQSVTSRLALGSEMLYQRSSDGMQNAVISLGGYYRAPEWEATAKIGLHSVSLGYHQKFKDYFTLVCDLEGSLMQGESVAGIGYRLELGGMTMKGKVDSHGVVSAVLEKRLDPIPATLMLSGQLNHWTDDSRFGISIMVG
- the LOC135352380 gene encoding leucine-rich repeat protein soc-2 homolog codes for the protein MSSIVLAAEPLQPALNVQGKGVFQISNENGDIIDEVPVPAENAYAAELERALLQKNELIIDFSSLKTCLDPLREPAETSSNNNEEFEYRTFIYKTFDKKYDKFSSLERLVLRKIPMMNPTPNLADWDKHTQLYHGVLQLSSLTELDLSENAIHKELQCQLQFWGLENLKKLVMDRMGLETFPASVGRLRKLEVLSLAKNQLTDLPVTLQFCKSLRVLNLQGNRFKQIPAVVLHLEKLEELTRLGNPLTPIYNMSPPRYTQRHDCKTVNTAPAGTPVKFNPRSLQALCTQTIFSTQVDYWNQISIGPLQCKTLDHMAGEFALCECCKMCVVNRGGVGVQVLLLEFVELRGVPFFFNVCSTDCRDKTMEKYGDKNIAIQKIIDEKYEKEKREAEATYKRNNAGGDISSEAVDVNSPTRRRHRRKCAIM